TCTATCAGCACCAGCGGGTCGAGCACATTGCCCTTCGATTTCGACATCTTGGCCCCGTGCTCGTCGCGCACAAGGGCGTGGATGTAGATGGTGTGGAACGGCTCGACCGGCTGCCCATGCTCATCCTTCATGAAGTGCAGGCCCATCATCATCATTCGGGCAACCCAAAAGAAGATGATGTCGAAACCCGTCACCAGGACATCGGTCTGGTAATAGCGCTTCAGCTCCGGCGTGTCTTCTGGCCAGCCAAGGGTGGAGAATGGCCAGAGCGCGGAGGAAAACCAGGTGTCAAGCACGTCGGGATCACGTGTCAGGATCTCACCAGGCTTGAAATCATTCATTTTTTCCTCAACCCAGGCCTTCCATGGCCCTTCGTGAGCGAGGTAGTGCTGGACCGCCATGTCGAGTGCGACCTCTTCGTCCTCGGCCACGAAGATATGGTCGTCCGGCCCATACCAGGCCGGGATTTGATGACCCCACCATAGCTGGCGCGAGATGCACCATGGCTCGATATTCTCCATCCACTCGAAGTAGGTCTTTTCCCAGTTCTTCGGGACGAAGTTGGTGCGCCCCTCTTTCACTGAGGCCAGCGCCGGTTCAGCAAGGGTTTTGGCGTCCACATACCATTGGTCGGTCAGCATCGGTTCGATGACCACCTTCGAGCGATCACCAAATGGCTGCATGATCCGCTTGTCTTCGACCTCGATCATCAAGCGTTCGGCGTCGATGTCGGCAATGACCTTTTTGCGCGCGTCGAAGCGGTCCAAGCCGCGATACTCATCGGGCACCAAATTGATGAGATCGACCTCGTTCTTGTCCGGCTCACCCCCGGCTTCCAGAATTGCTTTGGCCTTGGCAGCCTCGCGGGCATAGGGCTCGCCATCAGCGCGCATCTCTCCCTTGGAATCCATCAGGCGGTAGAGCGGTATCTGATTGCGCCTCGCTACCTGATAGTCGTTGAAGTCGTGTGCGCCCGTGATCTTCACCGCACCGGAACCAAAGTCAGGGTCCGGATACTCATCGGTGATGATCGGGATCAAGCGGCGATGCTCTTTGGGACCCACCGGGATCTCACATAGCTTGCCAAGGATCGGCGCATAGCGCTCGTCAGACGGATGAACAGCCACTGCGCCGTCGCCAAGCATGGTTTCTGGCCGCGTGGTAGCGATGGAAATATAGTCGCGCGTCTCGCGCAGCGTGACATTCCCATCCTCATCTTTCTCGACATAGTCATAGGTCTCGCCGCCGGCCAGCGGGTACTTGAAGTGCCACATATGACCGTCGACCTCGATGTTTTCCACTTCAAGGTCGGAGATTGCCGTCTCGAACTGCGGGTCCCAGTTGACCAGGCGCTTGTCTTTGTAAATCAGCCCTTCGCGATGCAACTGAACAAAGACCTTCAGCACCGCCTTGGAGAGGCCCTCATCCATCGTGAAGCGCTCACGCGACCAGTCACAGGATGCGCCAAGGCGTTTGAGCTGATTGATGATCGTGCCACCGGACTCGTTCTTCCAGGACCAAACGTGGTTCAGGAACTCCTCGCGCGTCAGATCGCGGCGCTGAATTTGTCGCAGCGCGAGATCACGCTCCACCACCATCTGTGTGGCAATGCCGGCATGATCCGTGCCCGGCTGCCAAAGCACATCATGGCCCTGCATGCGTTTTTGACGCACCAGAATGTCCTGCAGCGTGTTGTTGAGCGCGTGGCCCATGTGTAGCGAGCCGGTGACGTTGGGCGGCGGAATGACGATGGTGAAACTGTCAGCGCCCTCTTTGCTGCCGGCACCGGCAGCGAACGCTTTTGCCTCATCCCAAGTGTTGGCGATGCGCTGCTCGATATCGGCAGGCGCAAAGGTTTTTTCCATCGTCATAACGGTCACGTTTTTCAAAGGTATGGTGGGGCTCCATCGCTGCCATGGGCCGTGAGGTAACATTGGCCAACATGGAACGCGCGTTTTCTCGCGCCCGTTAAAGGCGTTCAGCAACGGTGCTGTCAACCACACGGTCTAGGGTGGGAACGGCCAGGCAGAGGGATTGATTTAAGAGCGAGGTCCGCGGCGGGCGACTCGCTCGATCTCTTCGCGCACCATCTTTTCGACCATGGTTGGCAGATTCTCATCGAGCCAGCTTTTAAGCATCGGGCGCAGCATATCCTGCACCAAATCCTCAAGTGTGCGTGCGTTACCGGAAAGCATGGTCGAAGCCAGATCGGCAAACGCTGCTGAAACCGCGCCATCGGTTTCCTTCGATATCAGACGCGCCGATGCAGGAAGCGGCTCATGGACAACCGGTTCTGGCTCAGGTTCGGCTGCTACCGGTTCTGGCTCCGGCTCAGGTTCCGGCTCGGCAAAATCGAGATCTTCCGGCGCGTCGAACAATTCATCGGCCATGTCATCGGCATCGGCCTGCAACGCGCCTAGGTCGAGGACATCGTCATCCTCGTCCAATTCTGGTTCTCGTTCGGGCTCAGGTTCCGGCTCTGCCTCAACGGCAGCAAATCCGTCGTCTTCATCCCCGGCTGGTTCTTCAGCGGGTTCGGGCTCGGCGGGCGCCGGATCGGCGAACAGGGCGTCGAGATCGGCTTCGGAGATGTCCTCGTCGGCAGCGCTCTCCAGCTCCGGCTCTTCGCTGGACGCCTCGGCTTCGGCGGATTCGTCCGCAGGTGGTTCTTCGTCGGCCGGCTGCTCCGGCTCATCATCGGAAATGATTTGGCGAATGGACGCCAAAATCTCTTCCATCGAAGGTTCGGCATTCGCGCTAGACTTGGACATTGCGCACCGCTTCCCGCTACCCAAGGTTCCCGGCTGTGCTCGCCGTCAAAGCTCTCATTCAATTGAGTTCCCGACGGCAGCGCCAGCTGCAAACCAACTTGATTCGAAGGCATTATGACACAGCGCGGCGTACAGCCATGCGAGTCAAACGCCAATCATACATGCATTTTCTGGGGGAAAGCGCTTAACGAACCCTTAACCATGACCGGAAACGGGCCGTTAACCGCCTATTGGCGGCAACGGAGGGCGCGATCAATCGCCAAAGATGACACCGCCACGACCATCGGGCGTGCGCAAGCCATACCAACGGTCGCGAACGGCATCGTAATGCTCCACCGGATTGTAGCGCGCCACCTGCAGACCCAGTGTCTCGGCCGACAAGCGACCCAGCGCTGATGCCAATGAATAAGACGCCACAACCAGATCGCGACGGGCGTTGATCTCGGCGATCCGGGCGGTGATCAATTCATCCTGCGTGTTGAGAACATCCAGAGTGGTGCGCTGACCGACGCGTTGTTCCTCAATCGTGCCAGCGAGCGCGACCTGCGCGGCCGACACCTGGGCGTTCGAGGCTTCAATCTGCGCGCGTGCTGCTTCAAGCCCGCCAAAGGCCGAATAGATGGCAGCGCGCACCTGCTCACGCGTCACGTCGAGCTCGAGGCGCCGTTGTCCAAGCGTCTCGATCGACTGGCGGATCGCCGATGTTGCGCGACCGCCCTGATAGATTGGCACGCTCAGGCGCAGCGTCGCCGCAAATGTATCATTGGGTCCGCCAGCTGTCCCGACGTCCCAGGAGCGCTGCGCCGACCCTTCCAAGTCAACTGACGGCAAAAGCTCGCCTTCAGCAATCGCCACGGCGCTTTGAGCAACATCGATGTTGGCGCGGGCAGCGACGATCGCAGGATGTGTTGCCAGCGCATTGTCCAGCGCGCCTTGCAGCGTACTTGGTATGCCATTGGTGAACGGGCTTGGCGTTACCAGTTGGCGAGGATCAATGCCGATGACCTGCCGATAGACGGCATTGGAAGCCGTCAGAGCAGCTTGGGCAGCGCTGACCTGCGCCAAGGCAAACGCGCGGCGAGCGTTGGCTTGGGCTATGTCCGTGCGCGTGCCCTCGCCGACATCAAATCGTGCCTGGGCGGCGCGAACCTGCTCTTCAAGGAAGCCAACATTCTGTTGACGAAGTGACAGGATGGCGCGGTCGGCAAGGACATCCATGTAGGCCTGCGTCGCCGAGACGAAAATGTTCTGTTCAGTGTTCTGCAAACCGGCACGCGCCGCCGCCACGCCAGCCTCAGCTTGCGCCACCGAGTTTTGGGTGCGGAACCCGCGGAAAAGCGGTTGCGTAATCGTGATCCCAAGCGTTGTCGGGTTCAAATCGGTGGATGTGTTTGGCCGTCCGTTAGGCCGGCTCTGTGTGGTGCTCAGGCCGGTGGTTGCGCTGCCAGAAACCGTCGGCCGGTAACCGGAAAGTGCCTGGGGAACGCCTTCGTCTGTGGCGCGGAGGCCGGCGCGTGCAGCGTTGAGTTCCGGGTTGTGTTGGTAGGCCCTAGCAAGTGCGCCAGCCAGCGTTTCAGCTTGCGCCGTGGCAAGCGGGCCAGATACCGCCATGACCACGCTCGCAACACCTGCCAACGCCATGGTTTGCCATGTTTTTTTCATGATCGGTACGCTCGCCCACACACTTGATTATCACTGAGGAATTGTCGGACCAGGCCCTAGCATGGGCTCTGATCGGCAATCTTTACGATTTGTTAAGGTTCTCAATTCGCCGATGCAAGTGACACTTACATATTGTGATGCCGTATCCTGACACGCGCAGCATTTGGCCAACCGTTGCTGCAAATGAGCAACGGTTCAGCTTCCAAGCAGACTGTTGATTGAACCCTAGA
The DNA window shown above is from Hyphomicrobiales bacterium and carries:
- a CDS encoding TolC family outer membrane protein, whose amino-acid sequence is MALAGVASVVMAVSGPLATAQAETLAGALARAYQHNPELNAARAGLRATDEGVPQALSGYRPTVSGSATTGLSTTQSRPNGRPNTSTDLNPTTLGITITQPLFRGFRTQNSVAQAEAGVAAARAGLQNTEQNIFVSATQAYMDVLADRAILSLRQQNVGFLEEQVRAAQARFDVGEGTRTDIAQANARRAFALAQVSAAQAALTASNAVYRQVIGIDPRQLVTPSPFTNGIPSTLQGALDNALATHPAIVAARANIDVAQSAVAIAEGELLPSVDLEGSAQRSWDVGTAGGPNDTFAATLRLSVPIYQGGRATSAIRQSIETLGQRRLELDVTREQVRAAIYSAFGGLEAARAQIEASNAQVSAAQVALAGTIEEQRVGQRTTLDVLNTQDELITARIAEINARRDLVVASYSLASALGRLSAETLGLQVARYNPVEHYDAVRDRWYGLRTPDGRGGVIFGD
- a CDS encoding valine--tRNA ligase — encoded protein: MEKTFAPADIEQRIANTWDEAKAFAAGAGSKEGADSFTIVIPPPNVTGSLHMGHALNNTLQDILVRQKRMQGHDVLWQPGTDHAGIATQMVVERDLALRQIQRRDLTREEFLNHVWSWKNESGGTIINQLKRLGASCDWSRERFTMDEGLSKAVLKVFVQLHREGLIYKDKRLVNWDPQFETAISDLEVENIEVDGHMWHFKYPLAGGETYDYVEKDEDGNVTLRETRDYISIATTRPETMLGDGAVAVHPSDERYAPILGKLCEIPVGPKEHRRLIPIITDEYPDPDFGSGAVKITGAHDFNDYQVARRNQIPLYRLMDSKGEMRADGEPYAREAAKAKAILEAGGEPDKNEVDLINLVPDEYRGLDRFDARKKVIADIDAERLMIEVEDKRIMQPFGDRSKVVIEPMLTDQWYVDAKTLAEPALASVKEGRTNFVPKNWEKTYFEWMENIEPWCISRQLWWGHQIPAWYGPDDHIFVAEDEEVALDMAVQHYLAHEGPWKAWVEEKMNDFKPGEILTRDPDVLDTWFSSALWPFSTLGWPEDTPELKRYYQTDVLVTGFDIIFFWVARMMMMGLHFMKDEHGQPVEPFHTIYIHALVRDEHGAKMSKSKGNVLDPLVLIDEFGADAVRFTLAAMAAQGRDIRLSTQRIGGYRNFATKLWNAVRFAQLNGAEHQADFDPSAVKEPVNQWVLTEASRAIAEIDDALEGYRFNDAAGAAYKFTWNLFCDWYLELLKPTLNGDDGPAKDEARATMAYVIDTILALLHPFMPFITEELWSETEGAHGRENVLALSPWPTLSYENEEAAADLNWVIDLISKTRSVRSEMNIAPGAKLSAALVGANEATQSRLAGQKGVLERVGRFEAITLADAAPEGSIQQVVGEATLCLLVGDVVDLAAERARLAKEIERLDGEIARIDKKLGNEKFTARAPEEVVAGEREKRAGYEADKMKVAEAFGRLPA
- a CDS encoding DUF2497 domain-containing protein — translated: MSKSSANAEPSMEEILASIRQIISDDEPEQPADEEPPADESAEAEASSEEPELESAADEDISEADLDALFADPAPAEPEPAEEPAGDEDDGFAAVEAEPEPEPEREPELDEDDDVLDLGALQADADDMADELFDAPEDLDFAEPEPEPEPEPVAAEPEPEPVVHEPLPASARLISKETDGAVSAAFADLASTMLSGNARTLEDLVQDMLRPMLKSWLDENLPTMVEKMVREEIERVARRGPRS